In a single window of the Dreissena polymorpha isolate Duluth1 chromosome 3, UMN_Dpol_1.0, whole genome shotgun sequence genome:
- the LOC127874354 gene encoding uncharacterized protein LOC127874354, translating into MFQNISTKCTEKADTDLQGITCSSEVDEMEMNTLMDIRRRCGQTESKMEAVVKEMADSVWSTEDVLIITEANPTDETIQSLRNFIHDVIKICWLMAISQPPLMLNFEVEGTMYTPHVKERFTEYLTEDAVESIYKPGTILLVVWPSVEKRNKRGFLKKGEVIVKP; encoded by the exons ATGTTTCAGAACATATCGACTAAATGCACCGAAAAGGCTGATACAGATCTTCAGGGCATCACCTGCAGCTCTGAAGTGGATGAGATG GAAATGAACACCTTAATGGACATCCGCAGAAGATGTGGTCAAACCGAAAGTAAAATGGAGGCCGTCGTCAAG GAAATGGCTGATAGTGTATGGAGTACTGAAGATGTTCTGATAATAACTGaagcaaatcctactgacgaaaCCATACAAAGCCTCCGTAATTTTATACACGATGTAATAAAGATTTGCTGGTTAATGGCCATATCACAGCCTCCCCTGATGCTCAATTTTGAAGTTGAAGGCACCATGTATACACCCCATGTCAAGGAAAGGTTTACGGAATATTTGACCGAGGATGCTGTGGAATCGATCTACAAGCCGGGTACCATTTTGCTAGTTGTGTGGCCATCAGTAGAAAAAAGGAACAAAAGGGGATTTTTGAAGAAAGGAGAAGTTATCGTTAAACCTTAA